In the Streptomyces sp. NBC_00193 genome, CCCTGCTCCTCGTACTGGGCCCGGACCGGGGCCTTGAAGGCCTCCTCGTCCTCGGCGGGCCATTCCTGGCCCGCGCCCTCGATCTGGTCGCGCTTGACCGTGGCCAGGACGGAGGCCGCCTGCTCGCCGCCCATCACCGAGATCTTGGCGTTGGGCCACATCCACAGGAAGCGGGGGGAGTACGCCCGGCCGCACATCGAGTAGTTGCCCGCGCCGTACGAGCCGCCGACCACCACGGTGAGCTTGGGGACCCGGGTGCAGGCCACGGCCGTGACCATCTTGGCGCCGTGCTTGGCGATGCCGCCCGCTTCGTAGTCCCGGCCGACCATGAAGCCGGAGATGTTCTGGAGGAAGAGGAGCGGGATGCCGCGCTGGTCGCACAGCTCGATGAAGTGCGCGCCCTTCTGGGCCGATTCGGAGAACAGGATGCCGTTGTTGGCGACGATCCCGACCGGGTGTCCGTGGATCCGGGCGAAGCCGGTGACCAGGGTCTGTCCGAACTCCGCCTTGAACTCCTGGAAGCGGGAGCCGTCCACGATCCGGCCGATGATCTCGCGGGCGTCGTAGGGGGTGCGGGAGTCGACGGGGACCGCGCCGTACAGCCCGTACGGGTCGACCTTGGGCTCCTCGGGGGCCTCGACCGACCAGGGCAGGGCCTGGCGCTCGGGCAGGGTCGCCACGATGTTCCGTACGATCCGCAGCGCGTGGGCGTCGTCCTCCGCGAGGTGGTCGGTGACCCCGGAGATCCGGGAGTGGACCTCGCCGCCGCCCAGCTCCTCGGCCGTGACCACCTCGCCGGTGGCGGCCTTCACCAGCGGCGGGCCGCCGAGGAAGATCGTGCCCTGGCCGCGGACGATGACGGCCTCGTCGCTCATGGCCGGCACGTAGGCGCCGCCCGCCGTGCAGGAGCCGAGGACGGCGGCGATCTGCGGGATGCC is a window encoding:
- a CDS encoding carboxyl transferase domain-containing protein, with translation MQQAPVLTSAADPASDAWRANEAAHRELSEGLRARLEAARLGGGEKARARHTARGKLLPRDRVDALLDPGSPFLELAPLAAEGMYGGAAPAAGVIAGIGRVSGRECVIVANDATVKGGTYYPMTVKKHLRAQEVALENRLPCLYLVDSGGAFLPMQDEVFPDRDHFGRIFYNQARMSGAGIPQIAAVLGSCTAGGAYVPAMSDEAVIVRGQGTIFLGGPPLVKAATGEVVTAEELGGGEVHSRISGVTDHLAEDDAHALRIVRNIVATLPERQALPWSVEAPEEPKVDPYGLYGAVPVDSRTPYDAREIIGRIVDGSRFQEFKAEFGQTLVTGFARIHGHPVGIVANNGILFSESAQKGAHFIELCDQRGIPLLFLQNISGFMVGRDYEAGGIAKHGAKMVTAVACTRVPKLTVVVGGSYGAGNYSMCGRAYSPRFLWMWPNAKISVMGGEQAASVLATVKRDQIEGAGQEWPAEDEEAFKAPVRAQYEEQGNAYYATARLWDDGVIDPMETRQVLGLALTACANAPLSDSGFGIFRM